tagccaggtaccatttcttaggtgtgtataaaaaaatgtgtatagggggttattaaaaacctgtactatactttaagccacattagggctactaattactaatatgatccaagaagaaaaatactgtgattcgaaaaaaaaaagttttgcatggaagtggagtcgcaagaagactttctaatttcgatgttttcccacttatatcgtattagtaatcagtagccctaatatgggttacagtatagtacaggatttttttatcaacctgtaggtatattgaaatttactgttctcattttaattaaagcatgcatgccttcgccttcttttggggatgctcaactaccagaatgcaatgtaatactgcaatgttatatttctagcacgcgtacatgtaggtatagccgaggaaactgaatcacgtactggtactggggtggaaccgttgtactaccaatgttatgttgacatccatacatttgccaaagaaatcatagcgaaatagatcacgaaaaggtttcacattggatttagtttccatgactgtctatgagaaatacggctattgtggtcttgccctccgcaattgtcagaccaaaacatgttttttttatatatactatcaaattatgtgttcgtagaacagtttaaacggtccgcacgcagcgacggctagcgcgtacactgaggcaactgccagttacactggacttccccggccccgcgacaatatcggtgccgcgtatagtggtgcatgtcggttgcctcagtatacgttgtacagattagcaaaacggtgttagatgcattcatatacgtcactttatttccaaaactaataggaatatccgtgcaaattttttgtggtaggtaaataaggaaatattaatcacaaaattgcaaaaaactaaaaatcagaaatttgtcacttgtaccagtatacgtaggaggtatcgatatattataCAATTCATTATCTTCTATACATACTTGTTATATTGTTCATCATTGttcatcattttcattatttttaaaattcaattcttattacattcttattttttatatgttttcaactcttaattgtacaaaatagtgtaaataaaccaataatataatttttatttcacattgttattttatttttggctaaCATTTTACTGTAGTTTTATGACTATTAGACGTTATCTATCTATTTTgtttgtatacatttttaacGATCCTTTTGTGAGTTTCCTATAATTACATGACATGCAtgtttttataatgtattttttttcagaagGTATTTATATTGATATCTATCTACACACTTAGTTTTTGATGTTTTGGAAAGATGTAAGAATTCGATCAAGCAAGTCactaagtgcgagtcgaactcgccaACTGAGGGTTCCATACATCTTTAAACATCTAATTGACTACTTGTCTAAGTACCTGTACTTGTTTCAGTATACAAAGTATCTGCAGGCGTTAACAGGCAatttacaaagttttattttttccctAAGACCGACTTACGTTTGACCGGTTTCACTGTCACTATTATCATtccgtgtttttttatgtttgaacGTTATAGAGGAACGACAGCAACAAATATAATACCTCTAAACGGGACTTTTCTTgatgtttaatttaatgttcatcatcatcatctcagccgtaggacgtccactattgaacATAGATCTCCcccaatagacctccagtcgcttcggttggcagcggcctgcatccaccgtgaacccgcggctttaaccaggtcatcagtccatttcgttggtggacgtcctacgctgcgcttgccaaccagcggtctccactcgagaacttttcggccccaacagccatctgttctccgtgctatatggcctgcctattgccacttcaacgagctaattcgcttgtctatgtcggtgacttttgttcttctacgtatcttttaatttctgattcgatcccatagagaaaccccaagcatagcggAGCTCTCGCAAGCATAGCGTTGCTAGGTTTTATGTGAACCATGATCGCAGAAAAAAAAGTCAATCTGTCGAACCCTATTCTTCACAAATAGCTacatgggaaagtctgaaactataatacatacgaagatctgttcttaggaaccataaTATCATCAATTTTAatcttagtttaaaaaaaaacttatacctactcacctgggaatcgaacccactcgttttgaaaaataaaactttcattattaaagaatatgaaaacaatgtattttattcgttctagatatcgtgtttcatagtaacatttattgcttatgattATGACCTAcaccacacggcggccacgccgtacaaaatacgcgttcttgaatctacataggcaaaacaacgatgtctgtacacgcgtgaatgtgtgcgtaagatacacagggctgactatcgcaaaacccaaCCCCAACCCAACCCaaaggtatggccactttttttgtggaatttgttctgagttacgtttcctgatattatttgttcgtagctaGTACTATAAGTATctactaccaatgacatttagaggtacttatatgtaggtatggcttagatagtgcaaagAAATGTAATAGTTAATCTTGcctatttattttaacctaGGTACTTGAaatgtgtattatattattatattctgtgcctacactatcgatatccaaataaaaataatgtaagtttttctttttcaatacgacctggttcgattcccgtagtgagaacaagtttttatttatgtttaaatgaatttaactaaaacaaacaaaatcttctcaataaataatattcatttaatcAATTCATCCATTACCATTGTTTAACAAAATTCGTCTAATAATTGTATCCGTCCCTAGCGTTGAAGCTAGGCCTGGTTCTAGACCTGGGGCCAAGACCGTTCCTACCCTGGGCCCTCTGGTTCTGAGTGGGTGGGAGGTACGCCTTAGTAGCTCCATCGAAGCCTCTGGATGCCTGGTTGGATCTGAAGACAGCGGCGTCGGTGACCACGGTGTCTTCGTCGTTCCCGTTGAAATCACGGAGGTTGTTGGCATTGTTGCTGTTGCTGAAGTCATTGCCGTTTTTGTAGTTGTTGGCGTTGTAGTTGTTGGCGTTGTTGAAGTCGTTTCTGTTGTTGAAACCATTGCCGTTGTTGAAACCATTGCCGTTGTTATAGTTGTTGCCGTTTCCGTTGTTGCTGTACTGGTTGCTGTCTTCGTATTTGCCTTCAGTGTATGAACCTTGAATATGAaaattaattgtataataataccACAAAAATGTCTTTTTCATTTGTCatactcgtaaagttggtgtttgtgctggatctaggcgacataaaatgactttttatgcactatagtgcataaaataaaatcttcgtctaagaccaaggtaattagatgtcaacagccacaaacaaagaagtttctttatatttttttaatacattttttatttatataaaactaaaaatcaatcaaaataaatcactaaaactaaaaaaaaatataatgatatagtaatgcatgacaaataaaatttacgtagtgagtaaacaattgttttcactgttgctatttcatttcctcgccatcgaagtgaaaagcagagtgtaaaactcgagcattaaatcgaTTTTCCCtttgacgtgtctatccacccttgccgtaccggctcgggtggctatatgaacgtcttgggtacaATGGCTCGTTTTAAGTGTGCTCGTCACTGTCTCAATAattgccatctttaattttatgccatTAGCATTTGGGTTGCATAGTTTCCAGCCAGTTCACGTCCCACTCATGGGATATTCAGACTGTAAAGTACACCATGACGTCAAAATATATGAACtaagtaataaaactattttcttACCATCATCATAGATGCCAGCAGCTTCATCGCGTGCGTTCTGCTCCAGAGCCTTTAGGATTTCTTCAGGGACCGGCGGAGGTGTAGGGATGTGGTCACCAACAGGCACGAAACCGTTCTGGTCGGCTGTGTATCTGTTCAAAATGTCGCCAATGTCAACTTTGACTGTAGAAGTGGTATATTAGAATAGGTCACCAAGTAAAGACCATTTTTATGACAGTTCTTGTAAAAGAAATTCTTTTCATAATGTTAATATTTGACTTGCTAAATTTGATTTATGTTACATAATCAATAAATACTTCTCTTATTCTATACCATCTAGGTATAGAACACCACTCTCGAAAATTTTTCATTTGGAAATCAAAGGAGAACTGTATGTAATCGTACTTTCCGTATTCAACGTAAAATATTCGACAATGATGAACACAGACCTGTGTACGTACATGGTGTCAAAATTacaacttaatatttatttcttttttttgcacAGCTGCGTATTCAACAACGATTAAAGCCatcaaatgtcaaaaacttaCCTGACAGTGTACACCTGACCGTCATCACCAGTGTACGAATAACTGCCCTGAGCTTCCACACCGTTAGTAGCCACACCACTCTCCTCAGCGTAGATGCCATTTTCAGTCTCATAAGCATAAGAATAAGTCTCGCCATCATTCTGAGAATCCTGTCTCAGGATAGCAGCATTCCTTTCAAAAGCAGCCTGCGGCCTCTCAGCCCGAGCAAAACCATCGCCGTTGAAATTGCCACCATTGAAACCATTCTGGTTGAAATCGTTGCCATTGTTAAAATCATTTGAGTCTCCTTCGAGACCGTTTCCTTGGCTGAAGTCGTTTGATCGGCCAAAACCGTTGTCCTGGTAGTTACGGTTGGTGCCTCGCAAGTTGGAGCCTGAGTTAGGTGCTTGGAGGAAGGGGGAGCCTCCAGAAGATCCAGCGTTAGAAGGGGGGAGGTAGTTCCTGTCTAGCTTGGCACAGCTAGACCAGGCTACGACGGAGAGAATGATTATCTGAAAGATAAAAACAATATCAATGGAAGTATTACTTTGGTAGCCAATCATTGTTTGGATTTTAAATAAGCTACTTTTGATATCTGTCTAATTTGATTGATGAATTCTTAAAAACAAT
This portion of the Choristoneura fumiferana chromosome 14, NRCan_CFum_1, whole genome shotgun sequence genome encodes:
- the LOC141434739 gene encoding uncharacterized protein yields the protein MKLIIILSVVAWSSCAKLDRNYLPPSNAGSSGGSPFLQAPNSGSNLRGTNRNYQDNGFGRSNDFSQGNGLEGDSNDFNNGNDFNQNGFNGGNFNGDGFARAERPQAAFERNAAILRQDSQNDGETYSYAYETENGIYAEESGVATNGVEAQGSYSYTGDDGQVYTVRYTADQNGFVPVGDHIPTPPPVPEEILKALEQNARDEAAGIYDDGSYTEGKYEDSNQYSNNGNGNNYNNGNGFNNGNGFNNRNDFNNANNYNANNYKNGNDFSNSNNANNLRDFNGNDEDTVVTDAAVFRSNQASRGFDGATKAYLPPTQNQRAQGRNGLGPRSRTRPSFNARDGYNY